Proteins encoded within one genomic window of Tabrizicola piscis:
- a CDS encoding DUF4153 domain-containing protein — translation MNGQLAERWRMALTGAAGAAFLWALVEAVERDMLGDRLALILLTLVATGFAALLAMAGPIGLGRAVPRALGLGVVVAALVWLAGLRHAEVDGLFASPLPPLAGLAVASLPVPFLIAGARNGWRDYPALFLEAWSIVVRYAAAWAFVGLLWLVIFLSDQVLLIVGVTVIGDLLDHWIVPAVITGAALGLGMAVVYELADLLSPYLVLRLFRILLPIVLAVMLVFLAALPFRGLEGLFNGLSPALLLLTMVAAGVSLVSVTVDQSDADATQSPVLRRAAQGMALILPVLGGLAAYAIWLRVDQHGWTPERLFVALVAVLGLVYGAVYALAVLRGEGWMARIRQGNIGMALLVIVVAGLWLTPILNAERISANNQLTRFEAGKTAVADLDIRAMEGWGLPGERALALLTERAQEPGQEALAARLAGVDDPATAGLDADARAEAARVLSAAMPVQPTSATGTRDMLLSAAETYMLADWQVVCDRRLEDGAPACLMVVADLLPTQPGEEAVLILEREPSYVEVLGLFMADDGMLLSRSVMLPDGSYLATEDAAALLRDWAKAPPPLTPALLNQLGTGETGLMIRP, via the coding sequence ATGAACGGGCAATTGGCAGAGCGGTGGCGCATGGCCCTGACTGGCGCGGCGGGGGCTGCATTTCTGTGGGCTCTGGTCGAGGCGGTAGAGCGGGACATGCTGGGCGACCGCCTCGCGCTGATCCTGCTGACACTGGTGGCCACCGGATTTGCAGCCCTTCTGGCGATGGCGGGGCCGATCGGTCTGGGCCGGGCCGTGCCCCGGGCGCTGGGCCTTGGGGTGGTCGTGGCGGCGCTGGTCTGGCTGGCCGGTCTGCGCCATGCCGAAGTTGATGGCCTTTTCGCCTCGCCCCTGCCACCCTTGGCGGGGCTGGCGGTGGCAAGCCTGCCGGTGCCGTTCCTGATTGCGGGTGCCCGCAATGGCTGGCGCGACTACCCGGCGCTGTTCCTTGAGGCCTGGTCAATCGTCGTGCGCTATGCCGCCGCCTGGGCCTTTGTCGGGCTGCTGTGGCTGGTGATCTTCCTGTCGGATCAGGTGCTGCTCATTGTGGGCGTCACCGTGATTGGTGATCTGCTGGACCATTGGATCGTGCCCGCCGTCATCACCGGCGCTGCCTTGGGTCTGGGCATGGCGGTGGTCTATGAATTGGCGGACCTGCTGTCGCCCTATCTGGTGCTGCGGCTGTTCCGGATCCTGCTGCCGATTGTTTTGGCAGTCATGCTGGTGTTTCTGGCGGCCTTGCCGTTCCGGGGGCTGGAAGGGCTGTTCAATGGTTTGTCGCCCGCGCTGCTGCTGCTGACGATGGTTGCGGCGGGGGTGTCGCTGGTGTCGGTGACCGTGGACCAAAGCGATGCCGATGCGACGCAAAGCCCGGTTCTGCGCCGTGCCGCACAGGGCATGGCGCTGATCCTGCCCGTGCTGGGCGGGCTTGCGGCCTATGCGATCTGGCTGCGGGTGGACCAGCATGGCTGGACGCCGGAGCGTCTGTTCGTGGCGCTGGTGGCGGTGTTGGGGCTGGTCTATGGCGCGGTCTATGCGCTGGCCGTTTTGCGGGGCGAAGGCTGGATGGCGCGCATCCGGCAGGGCAACATCGGCATGGCCTTGCTGGTGATCGTCGTTGCCGGTCTTTGGCTGACCCCGATCCTGAACGCCGAACGCATCTCGGCCAACAACCAGCTGACGCGGTTTGAGGCTGGGAAAACGGCGGTGGCCGATCTGGACATCCGCGCGATGGAGGGTTGGGGGCTGCCCGGGGAACGGGCGCTGGCCCTTTTGACCGAACGCGCGCAAGAGCCGGGGCAAGAGGCATTGGCCGCGCGATTGGCCGGGGTGGACGATCCTGCGACGGCGGGCCTTGACGCCGACGCCCGCGCAGAAGCGGCCCGGGTGCTGTCTGCCGCGATGCCGGTGCAGCCAACCTCGGCAACCGGCACGCGGGACATGCTGCTGTCAGCGGCGGAAACCTACATGCTGGCCGATTGGCAGGTCGTTTGCGACCGCAGGCTTGAGGATGGGGCGCCTGCCTGCCTGATGGTGGTGGCCGATCTGCTGCCAACCCAGCCGGGCGAAGAAGCGGTCCTGATCCTCGAACGCGAGCCCAGCTATGTCGAGGTTCTGGGCCTGTTCATGGCAGACGACGGGATGCTTCTGTCCAGATCGGTGATGCTGCCGGATGGCAGTTATCTGGCGACCGAGGATGCGGCGGCCCTGCTGCGCGATTGGGCAAAGGCCCCCCCGCCGCTGACCCCGGCGCTGTTGAACCAGCTTGGTACCGGTGAAACGGGGTTGATGATCCGGCCATGA
- a CDS encoding GNAT family N-acetyltransferase: MPPSPHATPIIRPLAAGDEADWRRLWSAYLDFYQTTVPEAVFASTFARLLGSDPRDFNGLIATVDGKAVGLAHYLFHRHGWKIEDTCYLQDLYVDPVARGTGVGRALIQAVYAAADAANAPSVYWLTQDFNHEARQLYDRVAKVTPFIRYNRAL, translated from the coding sequence ATGCCGCCATCCCCGCACGCGACCCCGATCATTCGCCCCCTCGCCGCGGGGGACGAAGCGGACTGGCGGCGGCTTTGGTCGGCCTATCTGGACTTCTACCAGACCACCGTGCCCGAAGCGGTCTTTGCTTCCACCTTCGCTCGGCTGTTGGGGTCGGACCCGCGTGACTTCAACGGGCTGATAGCCACCGTGGATGGCAAGGCCGTGGGACTGGCGCATTACCTGTTTCACCGGCACGGCTGGAAGATCGAGGATACCTGCTATCTGCAGGACCTTTACGTCGACCCTGTGGCGAGGGGCACCGGCGTTGGCCGTGCGCTGATCCAGGCGGTCTATGCGGCGGCCGATGCGGCGAACGCACCCTCGGTCTACTGGCTGACGCAGGACTTCAACCATGAGGCCCGCCAGCTTTATGACCGGGTGGCCAAGGTGACCCCCTTCATCCGCTATAACCGGGCCCTCTGA
- a CDS encoding ABC transporter ATP-binding protein, which produces MSDAMLELSGITKGYNRGKPAEVVVLRGATVTVAKGEVVALVAPSGAGKSTLLHIAGLLDVADEGTVRLDGREMSGLSDRARTEARRAEVGFIYQFHHLLPEFSALENVVIPQLANGVPKAQAEARARDLLDRVGVAARADHRPAALSGGEQQRVAFCRALANGPKLLLADEPTGNLDPATSDQVFGVLMALVRETGLSALIATHNMELAGRMDRVVRLAQGRVEG; this is translated from the coding sequence ATGAGTGACGCGATGCTGGAGCTTTCGGGGATCACCAAGGGTTACAACCGCGGCAAGCCGGCTGAGGTTGTGGTCCTGCGCGGGGCTACGGTGACCGTGGCCAAGGGCGAGGTCGTGGCGCTGGTGGCACCCTCAGGGGCGGGGAAATCCACCTTGCTGCATATCGCGGGGTTACTGGATGTAGCGGATGAGGGCACGGTCAGGCTGGACGGGCGCGAGATGAGCGGCCTTTCCGACCGCGCCCGGACCGAGGCGCGGCGGGCCGAGGTTGGCTTCATCTACCAGTTCCACCACCTGCTGCCCGAGTTTTCGGCGCTGGAGAATGTGGTGATCCCGCAACTCGCCAATGGCGTGCCGAAAGCGCAGGCCGAGGCGCGGGCGCGCGATCTGCTGGACCGTGTCGGGGTTGCCGCACGGGCTGATCACCGCCCGGCGGCGCTGTCGGGGGGCGAACAGCAACGGGTGGCGTTCTGCCGGGCGCTGGCCAATGGACCGAAACTTCTGCTCGCGGATGAGCCGACGGGCAACCTTGATCCGGCAACCTCGGACCAGGTGTTCGGCGTGTTGATGGCTCTGGTCCGCGAAACGGGGCTTTCGGCGCTGATCGCCACGCATAACATGGAGCTTGCGGGACGGATGGACCGCGTGGTCCGGTTGGCGCAAGGTCGGGTTGAGGGATGA
- a CDS encoding ABC transporter ATP-binding protein: MTALQLTGLTKTHPGGNLATIRGLDLTVASGTITALLGPSGAGKTTVMKLVAGLFAPDAGDIALGGRSILTLPPERRGVVMVFQNPLLFPHLTVAQNVGFGLRMRGLPAARIATQVDAMLGRVRLGGLGQRRPDELSGGQAQRAALARALVLEPDLLLLDEPLSSLDPALRDEMRSLILTLQRDMAVTTVVVTHDQTEAVVLADQIALLLDGQLAQHAPPDTIYRRPASLAVARFFGGVNFLPGTAAAGVLQSAIGPLTLPDSLPATLANGPGTLTIRPEAVVLGPGPTDANPRTARVEGCAFLGSQSRVDLMVGTTPLQALVAPEVARTLTPGQTTLIALPPEALWIIPLGTEAG; the protein is encoded by the coding sequence ATGACGGCGCTGCAGTTGACCGGCCTGACCAAGACCCATCCCGGGGGCAACCTTGCCACGATCCGGGGGCTGGACCTGACGGTTGCAAGCGGGACGATCACGGCGCTTCTTGGCCCATCGGGCGCGGGCAAGACCACGGTCATGAAGCTGGTCGCCGGGCTTTTCGCGCCCGATGCGGGCGACATCGCCTTGGGCGGTCGGTCGATCCTGACCCTGCCGCCCGAACGGCGTGGCGTCGTGATGGTGTTCCAGAACCCGCTGTTGTTCCCGCATCTGACGGTGGCCCAGAACGTGGGCTTCGGCCTGCGCATGCGCGGCCTGCCCGCCGCCCGGATCGCTACCCAGGTTGACGCGATGCTGGGCCGGGTCCGCCTAGGCGGGCTTGGCCAGCGTCGCCCGGACGAACTCTCGGGTGGTCAGGCCCAGCGGGCTGCGCTGGCCCGGGCACTGGTGCTGGAGCCGGACCTGCTGCTGCTGGACGAACCCCTTTCCAGCCTTGATCCCGCCCTTCGGGACGAAATGCGCAGCCTGATCCTGACCCTGCAGCGCGACATGGCCGTGACCACCGTTGTCGTGACCCATGACCAGACCGAAGCGGTCGTGCTGGCGGACCAGATCGCACTGCTTCTGGACGGGCAGCTTGCCCAGCATGCCCCGCCGGACACGATCTACCGCAGACCTGCATCGCTGGCCGTTGCGCGGTTCTTCGGCGGGGTGAACTTCCTGCCAGGAACGGCTGCTGCAGGGGTGTTACAGTCCGCCATCGGCCCACTCACCTTGCCGGACAGCCTGCCTGCCACGCTGGCCAACGGCCCCGGCACCCTGACCATCCGCCCCGAGGCGGTTGTGCTTGGGCCTGGCCCGACTGACGCAAACCCACGCACCGCGAGGGTTGAGGGTTGCGCCTTTCTGGGCAGCCAAAGCCGGGTTGACCTGATGGTCGGCACCACCCCCCTGCAGGCGCTGGTGGCGCCCGAGGTTGCCCGCACCCTGACGCCGGGCCAGACAACCCTGATCGCCCTGCCGCCTGAGGCATTGTGGATCATACCACTCGGCACCGAGGCCGGTTGA
- a CDS encoding ABC transporter substrate-binding protein has product MLRTLAALLLLSTSALADTADGDALKGMSWDQIVEQARGGTVNWFMWGGADTINRYVSDHVGAILKRDYDITLNRVGVADAVEVVNIVLTEKEAGVTDAGTVDLIWINGENFRSMKQGDLAFCGYTDLLPNNALVNWDNPAIANDFGVPVDGCEVPWNTVQFAFAHDSADVPEPPRDMAALLDWIKANPGRFTYPAPPDFTGSVFVRHVFYHAAGGADALLGPFDQAKFDAAAAKTWAILNEIEPFLWREGQTYPNTIAQLNELFANGEVAFTFNYDPSQFGLAVQAGTYPETTRSFGLADGTIGNTNYTLIPFNSPNKAAAMVLQNLLLSGEEQLEKAKPEVWGASPAIEISRTSAEVQSGFAAIEGHPSVVSAEELAKAALPELQADWLTAIEAGWQAQVGN; this is encoded by the coding sequence ATGCTTCGCACCCTTGCCGCGCTTTTGCTGTTGTCCACCTCGGCCCTTGCCGACACCGCAGATGGCGATGCGCTGAAGGGCATGTCCTGGGATCAGATCGTGGAACAGGCGCGGGGTGGCACGGTCAACTGGTTCATGTGGGGTGGGGCTGACACGATCAACCGCTATGTGTCGGACCATGTCGGCGCGATCCTGAAGCGGGATTATGACATCACCCTGAACCGCGTGGGCGTGGCCGACGCCGTGGAAGTGGTGAACATCGTCCTGACCGAGAAAGAGGCCGGCGTGACCGATGCCGGGACCGTGGACCTGATCTGGATCAACGGCGAAAACTTCCGGTCGATGAAGCAGGGCGATCTGGCGTTTTGCGGCTATACCGACCTTCTGCCCAACAACGCGCTGGTGAACTGGGACAACCCGGCCATCGCGAATGATTTCGGCGTGCCGGTCGATGGCTGCGAAGTGCCGTGGAACACCGTCCAGTTCGCCTTTGCCCATGACAGCGCCGACGTGCCCGAACCGCCCCGCGACATGGCCGCGCTGCTGGACTGGATCAAGGCCAACCCCGGCCGCTTCACCTATCCCGCCCCGCCCGATTTCACCGGGTCGGTCTTCGTGCGCCACGTCTTCTATCATGCCGCGGGTGGGGCGGATGCGCTGCTTGGCCCCTTCGATCAGGCCAAGTTCGATGCCGCCGCCGCCAAGACCTGGGCCATCCTGAATGAGATCGAGCCCTTCCTGTGGCGCGAAGGCCAGACTTATCCCAACACCATTGCCCAGCTGAACGAGCTGTTCGCCAATGGCGAAGTGGCCTTCACCTTCAACTACGACCCCTCGCAGTTCGGCCTTGCCGTTCAGGCCGGAACCTATCCCGAAACCACGCGGTCCTTCGGGCTGGCTGATGGCACCATCGGCAACACCAACTACACGCTGATCCCGTTCAATTCGCCGAACAAGGCCGCGGCAATGGTGCTGCAGAACCTGCTTCTGTCGGGCGAGGAGCAGCTGGAAAAGGCAAAGCCGGAGGTCTGGGGTGCCTCACCCGCCATCGAGATTTCGCGCACTTCGGCCGAGGTTCAGTCCGGTTTCGCCGCGATTGAAGGGCATCCTTCGGTGGTGTCGGCGGAAGAGCTGGCCAAAGCCGCCCTGCCGGAACTGCAGGCCGACTGGCTGACGGCAATCGAGGCGGGCTGGCAGGCGCAGGTCGGGAATTGA
- a CDS encoding c-type cytochrome, which yields MMRFGWMVLPLALAACTQDEMPTGAEDFASYCAACHGTSGKGDGPAAAGLAKRPADLTQLSARNGGAFPGTAVMAKIWGYTGKDGGSPMPQFGPLLQGELVPFDGGDGIATPTPVRLVGLAEHVRLLQAK from the coding sequence ATGATGCGCTTTGGATGGATGGTGCTGCCACTGGCCCTTGCGGCCTGCACGCAAGACGAGATGCCGACCGGGGCCGAGGACTTTGCCAGCTACTGCGCCGCCTGTCATGGAACGTCAGGCAAGGGGGACGGACCCGCTGCCGCAGGGCTGGCCAAGCGCCCGGCAGACCTGACGCAACTGTCTGCGCGCAATGGCGGGGCGTTTCCGGGGACGGCGGTCATGGCCAAGATCTGGGGCTATACCGGTAAGGACGGTGGATCGCCGATGCCGCAGTTCGGGCCGCTGTTGCAGGGTGAACTTGTGCCCTTTGACGGCGGCGACGGGATCGCCACCCCCACGCCCGTGCGGCTGGTCGGATTGGCCGAGCATGTCAGGCTGCTGCAGGCGAAGTGA
- a CDS encoding ABC transporter permease, with amino-acid sequence MRGDGLRTLAGFALALWLILPLVPLAIWSVAYGWRFPALLPPDLSTQAWAYALSPTSGVLQSLGVTVSIAASATALAALVGVPAGRALGLYRFRGRGLVILLLIAPAILPGIAVALGLHGIFLRLGLTGTVWGVILAHLVPVLPYMTLVMAAVFAGFDTDVEDQARSLGARPAQVFLHVTLPAILPGLMTGALFAFLVSWSQYLLTLSIGGGKVQTLPLVLFTFATSGRNDVTGAVSLIYILPGLLALALIARRLTGRNPALGLQVGR; translated from the coding sequence ATGCGCGGTGACGGCCTTCGCACCCTTGCCGGGTTTGCCCTGGCGCTTTGGCTGATCCTGCCGCTGGTGCCGCTGGCGATCTGGTCCGTGGCCTATGGCTGGCGCTTTCCGGCCCTCCTTCCGCCCGACCTTTCGACACAGGCCTGGGCCTATGCGCTGTCGCCAACCTCGGGCGTGCTGCAAAGCCTTGGGGTCACGGTCTCTATCGCGGCGTCGGCGACGGCTCTGGCGGCACTGGTCGGTGTCCCGGCTGGACGGGCGCTGGGGCTTTACCGCTTTCGCGGCAGGGGATTGGTGATCCTGCTGCTGATCGCCCCGGCCATCCTGCCAGGGATCGCTGTGGCGTTAGGATTGCATGGCATCTTCCTGCGGCTGGGGCTGACGGGCACGGTCTGGGGCGTGATCCTTGCCCATCTGGTCCCGGTCCTGCCCTACATGACGCTGGTCATGGCCGCCGTCTTCGCGGGCTTCGACACCGATGTTGAGGATCAGGCCCGATCGCTTGGCGCGCGGCCTGCGCAGGTCTTCCTCCATGTCACCCTGCCCGCCATCCTGCCGGGTTTGATGACCGGGGCGCTGTTTGCCTTTCTGGTGTCATGGTCGCAATACCTGCTGACCCTCAGCATCGGGGGCGGCAAGGTGCAGACCCTGCCGCTGGTGCTGTTCACCTTTGCCACCTCGGGGCGCAATGATGTGACCGGAGCGGTCAGCCTGATCTACATCCTGCCCGGTCTTCTGGCGCTGGCCCTGATCGCCCGCCGCCTGACTGGGCGCAACCCGGCCCTTGGCCTGCAGGTCGGCCGATGA
- a CDS encoding lytic murein transglycosylase: protein MTLTFRFAAPAILALLPLAAHATSCSDTGGRYEDWKAEMAADAKASGVGKRGVEALMATSYSKATISADRNQKSFKYTLDKFLQVRGADTIIAQGRSRKAKNTEFYAALEAQYGVPAGVLIAIHGMETAFGGFMGDTNVVSAIATLTYDCRRSDFFKPHLIGALKLVDQGSISMKTVGAKHGELGHTQFLPGNALTYGVDGNGDGTVDFYNMTDALASTANFLRQKGWKPGKGYQEGEPNFEVIKQWNAAKVYQQAIALMGAQIDG, encoded by the coding sequence GTGACTCTGACTTTTCGCTTTGCCGCCCCCGCCATTCTGGCGCTTTTGCCTTTGGCCGCCCATGCCACCAGCTGCAGTGACACCGGCGGCAGGTATGAAGACTGGAAGGCCGAGATGGCCGCCGACGCCAAGGCCTCGGGCGTAGGCAAGCGCGGGGTCGAGGCGTTGATGGCGACGTCCTACTCCAAGGCCACCATTTCGGCGGACCGCAATCAGAAAAGCTTCAAGTACACCTTGGACAAGTTCCTGCAGGTGCGCGGCGCCGACACGATCATCGCGCAAGGCCGCAGCCGCAAGGCCAAGAACACCGAGTTTTATGCAGCGCTTGAGGCACAGTATGGCGTGCCCGCCGGGGTGCTGATTGCCATCCATGGGATGGAAACCGCCTTTGGCGGCTTCATGGGCGATACCAATGTGGTGTCGGCCATCGCCACGCTGACCTATGACTGCCGCCGGTCCGACTTCTTCAAGCCCCACCTTATCGGCGCGCTGAAGCTGGTCGATCAGGGGTCGATCTCGATGAAGACCGTCGGGGCCAAGCATGGCGAGCTTGGGCACACCCAATTCCTGCCCGGCAACGCGCTGACCTATGGGGTCGACGGCAATGGCGACGGGACGGTGGATTTCTACAACATGACCGACGCCCTTGCCTCGACCGCCAACTTCCTGCGCCAAAAGGGCTGGAAACCCGGCAAGGGCTATCAGGAGGGCGAGCCGAATTTCGAAGTCATCAAGCAGTGGAACGCGGCCAAGGTCTATCAGCAGGCCATCGCACTGATGGGTGCCCAGATCGACGGCTGA
- a CDS encoding ABC transporter permease, with product MTGRTNPVWLLLPVLLVLGGLFLAALGLTLIRSFRYMPVLGLTEPDLAAYAAVLSSPGFLASLGLSLWIALASTLLSAVLALGAALLLRQTFPGRQLIGFLFQMNLTVPHVVGAVGMLYLVSQSGAFARLAYAGGLITAPAQFPALTHDPFAIGVILLYVWKEVPFITLILLANLQSIGVDHEATARSLGATRWQAFRHVTLPMLMPGLLAASVLVFAFAFGAYEIPLLLGASSPKALPVLAWQSYTDVDLAARPEAMAMAVIIALLGVLMLLAYARLARPLAERGRHAR from the coding sequence ATGACTGGCCGGACCAACCCGGTCTGGCTGCTTCTGCCCGTCCTCTTGGTCCTTGGCGGGCTGTTTCTTGCAGCCCTTGGCCTGACGCTGATCCGGTCCTTCCGCTATATGCCGGTGCTTGGGCTGACCGAACCTGACCTTGCCGCCTATGCTGCCGTCCTGTCCTCGCCCGGTTTCCTTGCCTCGCTTGGCCTGTCGCTGTGGATTGCGCTGGCGTCGACGCTGCTTTCGGCGGTGCTGGCGCTTGGGGCCGCGCTCTTGTTGCGGCAGACCTTTCCCGGGCGGCAGCTGATCGGGTTTCTGTTCCAGATGAACCTGACCGTGCCGCATGTCGTGGGGGCGGTGGGGATGCTGTACCTTGTGTCGCAGTCCGGCGCCTTTGCGCGGCTGGCCTATGCGGGCGGGCTGATCACCGCGCCGGCGCAGTTTCCGGCCCTGACCCACGACCCCTTCGCAATCGGGGTCATCCTGCTTTACGTCTGGAAAGAGGTGCCCTTCATCACCCTGATCCTGTTGGCCAACCTGCAATCCATCGGCGTCGACCATGAGGCGACCGCCCGCAGCCTTGGCGCCACCCGCTGGCAGGCGTTCCGCCATGTCACCCTGCCGATGCTGATGCCGGGCCTTCTGGCCGCGTCGGTGCTGGTCTTCGCTTTCGCCTTCGGTGCCTATGAGATCCCGCTGCTGCTCGGCGCCAGTTCCCCCAAGGCGCTGCCCGTGCTGGCGTGGCAAAGCTATACCGACGTCGATCTTGCCGCCCGGCCCGAGGCGATGGCCATGGCCGTCATCATCGCGCTGCTCGGGGTCCTGATGCTGCTGGCCTATGCCCGGCTTGCCCGCCCGCTGGCCGAACGGGGGCGCCATGCGCGGTGA
- a CDS encoding GGDEF domain-containing protein, whose product MTDKTSARQIAIGPDGLARFMPMHVLLDSNEQVVSAGPTLLRILEGVAVIGARFQDLFDVRAPGGAVTAAEVLERAGHRFRLVPRSRARVGLRGLGMRLPGDMVLLNLSFGIDLISAVREFALTDSDFAATDLAMELLYLAEANAAVTRELRGLNLRLEGARIAAEEEAMTDPLTGLRNRRAADLFLERMCLASAPFGLLHLDLDFFKAVNDTLGHAAGDHVLESVGRVLRDQVRAEDCAARIGGDEFVVVLPGRTDPQTLQSIANRIIGRLSEPMEFGGKPCLISASVGIVRSNDFAKPEAAQVLAAADRALYAAKHAGRAQAVLLCDEAE is encoded by the coding sequence ATGACCGACAAAACATCAGCCCGGCAGATTGCCATTGGCCCTGACGGCCTGGCGCGCTTCATGCCGATGCATGTGCTGCTGGACAGCAATGAACAGGTGGTCAGTGCGGGGCCAACGTTGCTGCGGATTCTCGAAGGCGTCGCGGTAATCGGTGCCCGGTTCCAGGACCTGTTCGACGTGCGCGCCCCCGGCGGCGCTGTTACGGCAGCCGAGGTGCTGGAGCGTGCCGGGCACCGGTTCCGGCTGGTGCCGCGCAGCCGGGCGCGGGTGGGTCTGCGCGGCCTTGGGATGCGGCTGCCGGGGGACATGGTCCTTCTGAACCTGTCTTTCGGGATCGACCTGATTTCAGCCGTGCGCGAATTTGCCCTGACCGACAGCGATTTTGCCGCCACCGATCTGGCGATGGAACTGCTTTATCTGGCCGAAGCGAATGCCGCCGTCACCCGCGAACTGCGCGGTCTTAACCTGCGGCTGGAAGGCGCCCGCATCGCCGCCGAGGAAGAGGCGATGACCGATCCCCTGACCGGCTTGCGCAACCGACGCGCGGCCGATCTGTTTCTGGAACGGATGTGTCTGGCATCTGCCCCGTTCGGGTTGCTGCATCTTGACCTTGATTTCTTCAAGGCCGTGAACGACACGCTGGGCCATGCCGCGGGCGACCATGTGCTGGAAAGCGTCGGCCGCGTCCTGCGCGATCAAGTCCGGGCTGAGGATTGCGCCGCCCGCATCGGGGGGGATGAGTTTGTCGTTGTCCTGCCCGGCCGGACGGACCCGCAGACGCTGCAGTCCATCGCCAATCGCATCATCGGGCGGCTGTCCGAACCGATGGAGTTTGGGGGCAAGCCGTGCCTGATTTCGGCCAGTGTCGGGATCGTGCGGTCGAATGACTTTGCCAAGCCAGAGGCCGCACAGGTTCTGGCGGCCGCTGACCGTGCGCTCTACGCGGCAAAACATGCCGGACGGGCGCAGGCAGTGCTTTTGTGTGACGAGGCGGAGTGA
- a CDS encoding heme NO-binding domain-containing protein yields the protein MTAETTMGTDMDALLLRSLQGYVRDTFGPQVWQAICRRSALPVEIFEPMLRYDRGLADRVAQNAADVLGRPVETIWEDMGTYLVTNPSHEGVRRLLRFGGVSFADFLHSLEEMPGRARLAMSDITLPEIQLLEAGPEQFRIVCRSRLQGMGRVLVGMLTAMADDYGALCLIEAEGQDRITVRVLDTAHAKARHFDLAMPERQG from the coding sequence ATGACCGCAGAAACTACCATGGGAACTGACATGGATGCACTGCTGCTGCGGTCCCTACAGGGCTATGTCCGTGATACGTTCGGCCCTCAGGTCTGGCAGGCCATTTGTCGCCGCTCTGCGCTGCCGGTCGAAATTTTCGAACCGATGCTGCGCTATGATCGCGGCCTTGCCGACCGCGTGGCGCAGAACGCGGCAGACGTTCTGGGGCGGCCCGTCGAAACGATATGGGAAGACATGGGGACCTATCTGGTCACCAACCCCAGCCATGAAGGCGTGCGCCGGCTGCTGCGGTTCGGCGGCGTCAGCTTTGCCGATTTCCTCCATTCGCTGGAAGAAATGCCCGGCCGTGCCCGTCTGGCGATGTCGGACATCACGCTGCCCGAGATCCAGTTGCTTGAGGCCGGACCCGAGCAGTTCAGGATCGTCTGCCGGTCGCGTCTGCAAGGTATGGGGCGGGTTCTGGTCGGCATGCTGACCGCCATGGCCGATGACTATGGCGCGCTGTGCCTCATCGAGGCTGAGGGGCAGGACCGCATCACCGTGCGCGTGCTGGACACCGCCCATGCCAAAGCCCGCCACTTTGACCTTGCCATGCCCGAGCGTCAGGGATGA